A region from the Silene latifolia isolate original U9 population chromosome 7, ASM4854445v1, whole genome shotgun sequence genome encodes:
- the LOC141590374 gene encoding uncharacterized protein LOC141590374, giving the protein MEQPTQKTIAEIQEGDFNVYMKVRVIRKWKKQEWNNHGKGIFHKVEFLMVDEEKNVVQGLITKSLIKKYDGRIQEGKTYKIGRFQTVRNHGFHLETTHKYRIRFGTRTTIDEIECGSIPKHGFKFVSFEDIISNKLEGRQLIDVIGGVEDYNVVFVHNNSKRMALNLANQDDTQLSFWMWGPYTKDGEHIATNLCYKSEKPVIVMQCVERVVTKGGHIRLSTVDDVTKIYVNPEIPEANYIRTRLLHYISHINVFTSSNTPNNADYQQGQAGKYVTVAYLNEIDNTFGWYRNICQKCTSPVGKRHGKWYCSDENCIAHEEGSENRATRFKVGNVRGVPQELTSMLRKKYVLKLVVDKRYNLELSSRCYTVVDYSDELRHIEAWTEQYKMIQEKIQYENQVLAASNAEDDSAVKEIHNDESVEKILTLNMTQDAENETGSNTESLTPSSKRILFETDKDGDVQDEASAKKGKSAKN; this is encoded by the exons ATGGAACAACCGACACAAAAAACGATTGCTGAAATTCAAGAAGGAGACTTTAATGTATACATGAAAGTCAGGGTGATAAGGAAATGGAAAAAACAGGAATGGAACAATCATGGAAAAGGGATTTTTCATAAAGTTGAATTCCTAATGGTTGATGAAGAAAAAAATGTTGTTCAAGGATTAATCACAAAATCACTGATCAAGAAATACGATGGCAGAATTCAAGAAGGGAAGACGTACAAAATAGGGAGATTTCAAACAGTCCGTAACCACGGATTCCACCTTGAAACAACACACAAGTATCGGATCAGATTTGGTACGCGGACAACCATTGATGAAATAGAGTGTGGGTCAATTCCAAAGCATGGTTTTAAGTTTGTCTCATTTGAAGATATCATTAGTAACAAACTAGAAGGAAGGCAACTAATAG ATGTCATAGGAGGAGTAGAGGACTACAATGTTGTCTTTGTACACAACAACTCCAAAAGAATGGCACTGAATTTGGCAAACCAAGA CGATACTCAATTATCATTTTGGATGTGGGGACCATACACTAAAGACGGTGAACATATAGCAACAAATCTTTGCTACAAGTCGGAGAAACCAGTTATTGTTATGCAATGCGTGGAAAGGGTAGTCACAAAAG GAGGACATATACGTCTATCAACTGTAGACGATGTGACCAAGATTTATGTTAATCCGGAAATACCCGAGGCAAATTATATTAGGACAAG ATTACTTCATTATATTAGCCACATAAACGTGTTTACCTCATCTAACACACCAAATAATGCAGATTATCAGCAAGGCCAG GCTGGCAAATATGTGACAGTAGCATACTTGAATGAAATAGACAACACTTTTGGATGGTACCGTAATATATGCCAAAAGTGTACAAGTCCAGTTGGGAAGAGACATGGCAAATGGTACTGCTCAGACGAAAATTGTATAGCACATGAAGAGGGCAGCGAAAATAGAGCAACAAG ATTTAAG GTAGGAAATGTCCGAGGAGTGCCACAAGAACTAACTTCAATGTTACGAAAGAAGTACGTACTCAAGTTAGTAGTTGACAAAAGGTACAATCTGGAATTAAGCTCAAGGTGCTACACGGTTGTGGACTACAGTGATGAGTTGAGACATATAGAAGCATGGACTGAACAATACAAAATGATACAG GAGAAAATTCAATACGAGAATCAAGTCTTAGCGGCCAGCAATGCAGAG GATGATAGTGCTGTCAAGGAAATACATAACGATGAATCTGTGGAAAAGATTTTAACATTAAATATGACACAG GATGCAGAAAATGAAACTGGAAGTAACACTGAGTCGTTGACACCGTCAAGCAAGAGGATATTATTTGAGACAGACAAGGACGGAGATGTGCAAGACGAAGCATCAGCAAAAAAAGGGAAATCAGCGAAGAATTGA